A genomic region of Runella rosea contains the following coding sequences:
- a CDS encoding DUF6000 family protein, which translates to MDSKELEQLKLHVAGAVVRHTSPFNELNSFNNEFELNQEFVDRWVIPFYTNIRKTESSWVNKLLAIKCEINDDIILKTLGDFNWRTRQTGAFFSAITNKNQFIDIIGIHLLKSEVCFAGRIYCYVLASFNTTKCVDYLNLYLEYYLTKPNLWFNQREAMEAILYLDSLNQTCYFENHLNNWSQFIINKPDWEKEIKTEKLEEWLSVIEKVKSHNC; encoded by the coding sequence AGCAAAGAATTAGAACAACTAAAACTACATGTAGCTGGTGCGGTAGTTCGCCATACGTCTCCTTTTAATGAGCTAAATTCATTCAATAATGAATTTGAATTGAATCAGGAATTCGTTGATAGATGGGTAATCCCATTTTATACAAACATCAGAAAAACTGAGAGTAGTTGGGTTAATAAATTACTAGCTATAAAATGTGAGATTAATGACGACATTATCCTAAAAACACTAGGAGATTTCAATTGGAGGACACGACAAACAGGCGCCTTTTTTTCGGCTATTACCAATAAAAATCAATTCATTGACATTATAGGTATTCATTTACTAAAGAGCGAAGTATGTTTTGCAGGAAGAATCTATTGCTATGTTCTCGCATCTTTTAATACTACAAAATGCGTTGATTACCTGAACTTATATTTAGAGTATTACCTAACTAAGCCGAATTTATGGTTTAATCAAAGAGAAGCAATGGAGGCGATTTTATACTTGGACTCCTTAAATCAAACTTGTTATTTTGAAAACCATCTGAATAACTGGTCTCAATTTATTATCAACAAGCCAGATTGGGAAAAAGAAATTAAAACGGAAAAGTTAGAAGAATGGCTATCCGTTATTGAAAAAGTCAAATCACATAATTGCTGA
- a CDS encoding ABC transporter ATP-binding protein, protein MSNTVLQASHINKYFYEPEKFQVLDNVNFEVKKGEFLSIIGKSGCGKSTLLYILSTMDTDYEGNLEMNGSRLTGLSQDRLADFRNEHLGFVFQFHFLLAEFTVLQNVMLPAQKLGKYSTKEIEARAYEKLKLVNMEDYARKQSSKLSGGQQQRVAIARALINDPTIIMGDEPTGNLDKANSNLVFDIFRKISHENHQTIITVTHDPDFAKGGDRIIEMSDGKIVSGGR, encoded by the coding sequence ATGAGCAATACGGTTCTTCAAGCCAGCCATATCAACAAATACTTCTATGAGCCTGAAAAGTTTCAGGTGTTGGATAATGTCAACTTTGAAGTGAAAAAAGGGGAGTTTTTGTCAATCATCGGTAAATCTGGTTGCGGGAAATCTACTTTACTGTATATCCTTTCGACCATGGACACCGACTACGAAGGTAATCTGGAAATGAACGGCAGTCGCCTCACGGGCCTTAGCCAAGACCGACTCGCCGACTTTCGCAATGAGCATCTGGGGTTTGTGTTTCAGTTTCACTTTTTGTTGGCGGAGTTTACGGTATTACAGAATGTGATGTTGCCAGCGCAAAAACTGGGAAAATACAGCACCAAAGAGATTGAAGCCCGCGCCTACGAAAAGCTGAAACTGGTCAATATGGAAGACTACGCCCGCAAACAATCTTCCAAACTGTCGGGCGGACAGCAGCAGCGTGTAGCCATTGCCCGCGCGCTCATCAACGACCCCACCATCATCATGGGCGACGAGCCGACGGGTAACCTCGACAAAGCCAATTCAAATCTGGTTTTTGATATTTTCCGTAAAATCTCCCACGAAAACCACCAAACCATCATCACCGTTACCCACGACCCCGACTTCGCCAAAGGCGGCGATAGAATCATTGAAATGTCGGATGGGAAGATTGTGAGCGGGGGGAGGTAG
- a CDS encoding ABC transporter permease — translation MNLSLSFQIAKTHLLAKKRQTLVAMLGVTFGIAMFIVMISFMQGVNQFLEDSALDASPHVRIYNDVNTQRPSILDAVENGGDQVNIVYHQKPKQQLARIKNGLQMVSMIEQMPGVLGVSPEVSSQAFFNNGPIQISGVIAGIDYPRENRLYNLDSRIKTGSFKALLANPNGIVVGATLARKLNVKVGDKVSVTTPLGGNITLRVVGTFGFGIGTVDNIRCYTSISTVQEILGKDASYITDIHIKMNDPLQAIAFGKNLSKQFNTYTEDWSTANQAILAGEKIRNVMTFVVSMTLLVVAGFGIYNIMNMNVINKLKDIAILKATGFGGKDVVAVFLLQAIIIGLAGGLLGLVIGFGISYLLSITPFDTGDMISLKTFPVIFRVEYYVMGLAFGLITTVLAGYFPSKKASKIDPVAILRG, via the coding sequence ATGAACCTCAGTCTCTCCTTCCAAATCGCTAAAACCCACCTTTTAGCCAAAAAACGCCAAACCTTGGTAGCCATGTTGGGCGTCACGTTTGGGATAGCGATGTTTATTGTCATGATTAGCTTCATGCAGGGCGTTAACCAATTTCTGGAAGACTCAGCACTGGATGCCAGTCCACACGTACGGATTTACAACGATGTCAACACCCAGCGGCCTAGCATCCTTGATGCGGTTGAAAATGGGGGCGACCAAGTGAACATTGTTTATCACCAAAAACCCAAACAACAACTCGCCCGTATCAAAAACGGATTGCAAATGGTCAGCATGATTGAGCAAATGCCAGGAGTTTTGGGCGTTTCGCCAGAGGTAAGTTCGCAGGCATTTTTCAACAATGGCCCTATTCAGATTTCGGGCGTAATTGCCGGGATTGATTACCCGCGCGAAAACCGATTGTATAACCTAGACAGTCGGATAAAAACGGGCAGTTTTAAGGCACTTTTGGCCAATCCCAACGGCATTGTGGTAGGAGCTACATTGGCTCGAAAGCTCAATGTAAAAGTGGGGGATAAAGTAAGCGTGACGACACCCCTTGGCGGCAACATCACCTTGCGCGTGGTCGGTACATTTGGGTTTGGTATCGGTACGGTCGACAATATTCGTTGTTACACGAGCATTAGTACGGTTCAGGAGATACTCGGAAAAGATGCGAGTTATATCACCGACATTCACATCAAAATGAACGACCCGTTGCAGGCCATTGCTTTTGGGAAAAATCTCAGTAAACAATTCAACACCTACACCGAAGATTGGTCTACGGCCAATCAGGCCATTTTGGCGGGAGAGAAAATCCGTAACGTCATGACGTTTGTGGTCTCCATGACATTGCTGGTGGTAGCGGGATTTGGGATTTATAATATTATGAACATGAACGTCATCAACAAACTCAAAGACATTGCCATTCTGAAAGCGACGGGGTTTGGCGGCAAAGATGTGGTGGCGGTATTTCTGTTGCAAGCCATTATCATTGGCTTGGCGGGAGGATTGTTGGGGTTGGTTATTGGATTTGGTATCAGCTATTTATTGTCGATCACACCTTTTGATACTGGTGATATGATTAGCTTAAAGACCTTTCCCGTGATTTTTCGTGTCGAATATTACGTGATGGGATTGGCTTTTGGCTTAATTACTACCGTTTTAGCGGGGTATTTTCCTTCCAAAAAAGCCTCTAAAATTGATCCAGTAGCGATATTGAGAGGGTAA